The Athene noctua chromosome 15, bAthNoc1.hap1.1, whole genome shotgun sequence genome contains a region encoding:
- the BRAT1 gene encoding integrator complex assembly factor BRAT1 isoform X1, translating to MFSQESRFVARARRRFAITRECSLLLPRVCAVLADPRHPGSDDTCLEKMLDWFRDMTRFDPTAELVQNNPCLSEFITSVLALPEPSPSILSFTLRLTGILAASEDRFQHLQQENLLVRLFGRDGPLNSALWGDASVRSGWVEGVHSMMHHQLALRFLCDGGGIDVIFTLQGDPSLFVASAASQLLVHMLTLSVESETTKPLSTKDGDWPECAQMIIKRIEDFLQSSSSSHIEQSLNLLTSLFGSCCDTWTEVLWLGIAKQIESFLMEETVQAHHMLAKLLLKVAWSPVFCDTEGGIWALVTSALEHLTPVQAGPLAVGIVRHYNCPQDVRIQALTVLLQPMDCILRAASQPLEYAGLLDESVSDPATVESLLSSKSSCVNLLCQTLAHLEELLSQMRFSVDLPYTSLLHSLTTILQLCNGCLRPASPLGSTISRNLINCFRVQRSALDVLVALSEQKACDTLLGSLFDVLLAYLESPNTNPTVLKKTFQATSKWLVRLRELSRSNSQWQQTEKILEDVFLVLQKRLCSPCWEVRDSSLEFLTDLITCLRDQDEFRQSLLSSEVPRLTEDLLEDPESYVRASAVTAVGHLAFITYFAPESPAIGNQYNKENTVAKLHEILSTDTEGFPRRAVISIFNKWVREGCTGQLEDTEQFVSRVIQTVEHDLDWEVRLGGLELIEVFSSQTVCRLCLLNSPHTSVSAVTGCIHQNSSLLIFCRAKVFNFLFQSLCDCDQPLGQKACDILLALRCRFYPVKTLKDSQVAEDSYAGHGIAWLQRTLRQGSLAQNILIDGGNRVDFQDPESMLLALGIIDLEELHDELNKSSDHVEKSPQSLLQDILATVGTIEENEADCY from the exons ATGTTCAGCCAGGAGTCGCGGTTCGtcgcccgggcccgccgccgctTCGCCATAACCCGCGAGTGTTCCCTCCTGCTGCCGCGCGTCTGCGCCGTCCTGGCCGACCCGCGGCATCCCGGCTCCGATGACACCTGCCTCGAGAAGATGCTCGATTGGTTCCGGGACATGACGAGGTTCG ATCCTACAGCGGAGCTGGTGCAGAACAATCCCTGTCTGAGCGAGTTCATCACCTCCGTGCTGGCCCTGCCAGAGCCCAGTCCGAGCATCCTCTCCTTTACCCTGCGGTTAACTGGGATACTTGCCGCTTCTGAAGACCGCTTCCAACACTTGCAG CAGGAGAATCTGTTGGTCAGGCTCTTTGGCAGGGATGGGCCTCTGAACAGCGCCCTGTGGGGAGATGCATCTGTGCGAAGTGGCTGGGTGGAGGGTGTGCACAGCATGATGCATCACCAGCTTGCCCTCCGCTTCCTCTGCGATGGTG GAGGCATAGATGTCATCTTCACTCTGCAGGGGGATCCCAGCCTGTTTGTGGCTTCAGCTGCCAGTCAGCTTCTGGTGCACATGCTCACCCTCTCTGTAGAGTCTGAAACAACTAAACCTCTCAGTACAAAGGACGGTGACTGGCCAGAGTGTGCCCAAATGATTATAAAGCGTATAGAAGACTTCCTTCAGTCCAGCTCTTCCTCTCACATCGAGCAGTCATTAAATCTGTTAACTAGTTTGTTTGGCAGTTGTTGTGATACGTGGACTGAAGTACTTTGGTTAGGCATAGCAAAGCAAATAGAATCCTTTTTGATGGAAGAGACTGTTCAAGCACACCACATGCTGGCGAAGCTCTTGCTTAAAGTGGCATG GTCCCCTGTGTTTTGTGACACTGAAGGCGGTATTTGGGCACTAGTGACTTCTGCTCTGGAACACTTAACTCCAGTACAAGCAGGCCCTTTGGCAGTGGGAATTGTGAGGCATTATAATTG CCCACAAGATGTGAGGATTCAGGCACTGACTGTTCTACTTCAGCCAATGGATTGTATTTTGAGAGCAGCCTCCCAGCCTCTGGAATACGCAG GTTTGCTGGATGAGTCTGTTAGTGATCCTGCCACTGTTGAAAGTCTTCTGTCCTCCAAGTCATCTTGTGTTAATCTTCTGTGTCAGACCCTCGCTCATCTGGAGGAGCTGCTGTCTCAG ATGCGTTTCTCGGTGGATTTACCCTATACGTCTTTGCTACATTCTCTCACGACAATATTACAGTTGTGTAATGGCTGCCTGAGGCCAGCTTCTCCTCTGGGAAGCACAATAAGCCGAAACTTGATCAACTGCTTCAGAGTACAGAGGTCAGCTCTTGATGTCCTAGTAGCACTCTCGGAGCAAAAAG CCTGTGACACACTCCTAGGAAGTCTTTTTGATGTCCTTCTGGCATACCTGGAGAGTCCAAACACCAACCCTACT gttctaaagaaaacatttcaagctACATCCAAGTGGTTGGTGCGATTGCGGGAACTGTCCCGTTCCAACAGTCAGTGGCAACAAACTGAGAAGATTTTGGAAG ATGTGTTTCTGGTGCTGCAAAAGCGTTTGTGCAGTCCTTGCTGGGAAGTAAGAGATTCTTCTCTGGAGTTCCTCACTGACCTGATTACATGCTTGAGAG ACCAGGATGAGTTCAGGCAGTCTCTCCTGTCTTCAGAGGTGCCGAGGCTTACAGAAGACCTTCTTGAGGATCCAGAAAGCTACGTGCGAGCAAGTGCTGTGACTGCTGTGGGACACTTGGCCTTCATTACTTACTTTGCTCCAGAGTCACCTGCTATAGGGAATCAGTATAATAAAGAG aaCACTGTAGCAAAGCTTCATGAAATCTTGTCAACGGACACAGAGGGCTTTCCTAGGAGGGCTGTGATCAGCATCTTCAACAAGTGGGTGAGAGAGGGCTGCACAGGTCAGCTGGAAGATACAGAGCAGTTTGTCTCTAGGGTGATCCAAACTGTGGAGCATGACTTAGACTGGGAAGTCAGACTTGGTGGTTTGGAACTGATTGAAGTTTTCTCTAGTCAGACAGTTTGCCGTCTTTGCCTTCTTAATTCCCCACATActtctgtctctgcagtcacTGGCTGCATTCATCAGAATTCATCACTGCTTATATTTTGCCGAGCAAAAGTGTTCaactttttgtttcagtctttgtGTGACTGTGACCAACCACTAGGTCAGAAAGCCTGTGATATACTGCTTGCCTTAAGATGTAGATTCTATCCAGTTAAGACGCTGAAGGATTCACAAGTGGCTGAAGATTCATATGCAGGACATGGCATTGCCTGGTTGCAAAGGACACTAAGGCAGGGTTCTCTGGCTCAGAACATCCTCATAGATGGTGGTAATAGGGTGGATTTTCAAGATCCAGAGAGTATGTTGCTAGCTTTGGGTATAATAGACTTAGAAGAGCTACATGATGAGCTAAATAAAAGTAGTGACCATGTGGAGAAAAGCCCTCAGTCCCTCTTACAGGACATCCTTGCTACTGTGGGGACCATAGAGGAGAACGAAGCTGACTGTTACTGA
- the BRAT1 gene encoding integrator complex assembly factor BRAT1 isoform X2, with amino-acid sequence MFSQESRFVARARRRFAITRECSLLLPRVCAVLADPRHPGSDDTCLEKMLDWFRDMTRFDPTAELVQNNPCLSEFITSVLALPEPSPSILSFTLRLTGILAASEDRFQHLQQENLLVRLFGRDGPLNSALWGDASVRSGWVEGVHSMMHHQLALRFLCDGGGIDVIFTLQGDPSLFVASAASQLLVHMLTLSVESETTKPLSTKDGDWPECAQMIIKRIEDFLQSSSSSHIEQSLNLLTSLFGSCCDTWTEVLWLGIAKQIESFLMEETVQAHHMLAKLLLKVAWSPVFCDTEGGIWALVTSALEHLTPVQAGPLAVGIVRHYNCPQDVRIQALTVLLQPMDCILRAASQPLEYAGLLDESVSDPATVESLLSSKSSCVNLLCQTLAHLEELLSQMRFSVDLPYTSLLHSLTTILQLCNGCLRPASPLGSTISRNLINCFRVQRSALDVLVALSEQKACDTLLGSLFDVLLAYLESPNTNPTVLKKTFQATSKWLVRLRELSRSNSQWQQTEKILEDVFLVLQKRLCSPCWEVRDSSLEFLTDLITCLREVPRLTEDLLEDPESYVRASAVTAVGHLAFITYFAPESPAIGNQYNKENTVAKLHEILSTDTEGFPRRAVISIFNKWVREGCTGQLEDTEQFVSRVIQTVEHDLDWEVRLGGLELIEVFSSQTVCRLCLLNSPHTSVSAVTGCIHQNSSLLIFCRAKVFNFLFQSLCDCDQPLGQKACDILLALRCRFYPVKTLKDSQVAEDSYAGHGIAWLQRTLRQGSLAQNILIDGGNRVDFQDPESMLLALGIIDLEELHDELNKSSDHVEKSPQSLLQDILATVGTIEENEADCY; translated from the exons ATGTTCAGCCAGGAGTCGCGGTTCGtcgcccgggcccgccgccgctTCGCCATAACCCGCGAGTGTTCCCTCCTGCTGCCGCGCGTCTGCGCCGTCCTGGCCGACCCGCGGCATCCCGGCTCCGATGACACCTGCCTCGAGAAGATGCTCGATTGGTTCCGGGACATGACGAGGTTCG ATCCTACAGCGGAGCTGGTGCAGAACAATCCCTGTCTGAGCGAGTTCATCACCTCCGTGCTGGCCCTGCCAGAGCCCAGTCCGAGCATCCTCTCCTTTACCCTGCGGTTAACTGGGATACTTGCCGCTTCTGAAGACCGCTTCCAACACTTGCAG CAGGAGAATCTGTTGGTCAGGCTCTTTGGCAGGGATGGGCCTCTGAACAGCGCCCTGTGGGGAGATGCATCTGTGCGAAGTGGCTGGGTGGAGGGTGTGCACAGCATGATGCATCACCAGCTTGCCCTCCGCTTCCTCTGCGATGGTG GAGGCATAGATGTCATCTTCACTCTGCAGGGGGATCCCAGCCTGTTTGTGGCTTCAGCTGCCAGTCAGCTTCTGGTGCACATGCTCACCCTCTCTGTAGAGTCTGAAACAACTAAACCTCTCAGTACAAAGGACGGTGACTGGCCAGAGTGTGCCCAAATGATTATAAAGCGTATAGAAGACTTCCTTCAGTCCAGCTCTTCCTCTCACATCGAGCAGTCATTAAATCTGTTAACTAGTTTGTTTGGCAGTTGTTGTGATACGTGGACTGAAGTACTTTGGTTAGGCATAGCAAAGCAAATAGAATCCTTTTTGATGGAAGAGACTGTTCAAGCACACCACATGCTGGCGAAGCTCTTGCTTAAAGTGGCATG GTCCCCTGTGTTTTGTGACACTGAAGGCGGTATTTGGGCACTAGTGACTTCTGCTCTGGAACACTTAACTCCAGTACAAGCAGGCCCTTTGGCAGTGGGAATTGTGAGGCATTATAATTG CCCACAAGATGTGAGGATTCAGGCACTGACTGTTCTACTTCAGCCAATGGATTGTATTTTGAGAGCAGCCTCCCAGCCTCTGGAATACGCAG GTTTGCTGGATGAGTCTGTTAGTGATCCTGCCACTGTTGAAAGTCTTCTGTCCTCCAAGTCATCTTGTGTTAATCTTCTGTGTCAGACCCTCGCTCATCTGGAGGAGCTGCTGTCTCAG ATGCGTTTCTCGGTGGATTTACCCTATACGTCTTTGCTACATTCTCTCACGACAATATTACAGTTGTGTAATGGCTGCCTGAGGCCAGCTTCTCCTCTGGGAAGCACAATAAGCCGAAACTTGATCAACTGCTTCAGAGTACAGAGGTCAGCTCTTGATGTCCTAGTAGCACTCTCGGAGCAAAAAG CCTGTGACACACTCCTAGGAAGTCTTTTTGATGTCCTTCTGGCATACCTGGAGAGTCCAAACACCAACCCTACT gttctaaagaaaacatttcaagctACATCCAAGTGGTTGGTGCGATTGCGGGAACTGTCCCGTTCCAACAGTCAGTGGCAACAAACTGAGAAGATTTTGGAAG ATGTGTTTCTGGTGCTGCAAAAGCGTTTGTGCAGTCCTTGCTGGGAAGTAAGAGATTCTTCTCTGGAGTTCCTCACTGACCTGATTACATGCTTGAGAG AGGTGCCGAGGCTTACAGAAGACCTTCTTGAGGATCCAGAAAGCTACGTGCGAGCAAGTGCTGTGACTGCTGTGGGACACTTGGCCTTCATTACTTACTTTGCTCCAGAGTCACCTGCTATAGGGAATCAGTATAATAAAGAG aaCACTGTAGCAAAGCTTCATGAAATCTTGTCAACGGACACAGAGGGCTTTCCTAGGAGGGCTGTGATCAGCATCTTCAACAAGTGGGTGAGAGAGGGCTGCACAGGTCAGCTGGAAGATACAGAGCAGTTTGTCTCTAGGGTGATCCAAACTGTGGAGCATGACTTAGACTGGGAAGTCAGACTTGGTGGTTTGGAACTGATTGAAGTTTTCTCTAGTCAGACAGTTTGCCGTCTTTGCCTTCTTAATTCCCCACATActtctgtctctgcagtcacTGGCTGCATTCATCAGAATTCATCACTGCTTATATTTTGCCGAGCAAAAGTGTTCaactttttgtttcagtctttgtGTGACTGTGACCAACCACTAGGTCAGAAAGCCTGTGATATACTGCTTGCCTTAAGATGTAGATTCTATCCAGTTAAGACGCTGAAGGATTCACAAGTGGCTGAAGATTCATATGCAGGACATGGCATTGCCTGGTTGCAAAGGACACTAAGGCAGGGTTCTCTGGCTCAGAACATCCTCATAGATGGTGGTAATAGGGTGGATTTTCAAGATCCAGAGAGTATGTTGCTAGCTTTGGGTATAATAGACTTAGAAGAGCTACATGATGAGCTAAATAAAAGTAGTGACCATGTGGAGAAAAGCCCTCAGTCCCTCTTACAGGACATCCTTGCTACTGTGGGGACCATAGAGGAGAACGAAGCTGACTGTTACTGA